The genomic region CTGCACATCCTCGGTGTGCTCCTCCACGAGCGCGTCGATTACGTCGTCCACAGTGACTACACCAAGTATTCGGTGGTCGGCGTCCACCACCGGCAGAACGACGAGGTCGTATTCTGAAGTGAGGCGGGCCGCCTCCTCACGGTCCGCCGTCGGCGGCACCGTCACTACTTCCTCCCACGCCACGTCGCGCACGAGCGCGCCTTCGGGAGCAGCCAGCAGCTCGTGGAGTGACATCACCCCTTTGAGCTTGCCGCTCGCGTCGGTCGCGTAAATCGCGTGCATCGCTTCGCGCCGTCCCGCCCGGGCAATGCGGCGCACCGCCGCGAGTGCTTCCTCGACACGAGTATCTTCCGAGACCGATACGAACTCGGTCGTCATCAGCCCACCTGCGCTGTCGGGCTCGTAGGCGAGAAGCCGCTCGGTCTCCTGGCGCGCCTGCTCCGGGATCTCTGAGAGAATCTCGTCGGCGCGGTCCTCTTCCATCTCCTCGAGGACGTCGGCGCGGTCGTCCGGCGTCATCTGAGTGACGAGCTCGGCCGCCTGGCGGGTCGTCATCGCCTCGAGGATTTCGCTGCGGAGATCCTCGTCTAGATATTCGAGTACGTCGGCCGCCCGCGCGGCTGGCAAAGCGCTCAACAGCTCGGCGACACGACCGCGGGGCAGGGCCTCGGCTACGTCAGCGAGGTCCGCCGGGTGCATCTCCTCGGTCTCCGCGGCAAGGCTGCCGGGAGCTTCGTCGAGCAGGCTCAGGATGTCCGGTGCGAGCAGCGCGGCCACCCCCCGCATCTCATGTCCGCCCGATGGCGTGTGCAGGGGAGTGTGCCGGGTGTCTTTCATCACACCACCGGCAGAGCGCGGCGGTCGTCGCTGAAGCTCACGACTTCGTAGCCCGCAATTGAGATTGCTTCGGCGATGGACTCGTGGCTGGCGGTCCCGTCATGGTCGACAACGGCGCGGCCAATCGAGACGTCGGCGCGCGAGACTCCCTGCACCCCACCCAGCGCGGTGAATACCGCCCGAACGCAGTGGGCGCAGGTCATGCCGGCAATGCTAGCGGTGGTGATCATCGGCCTCAATAT from Gemmatimonadaceae bacterium harbors:
- a CDS encoding heavy metal-associated domain-containing protein, yielding MITTASIAGMTCAHCVRAVFTALGGVQGVSRADVSIGRAVVDHDGTASHESIAEAISIAGYEVVSFSDDRRALPVV
- the mgtE gene encoding magnesium transporter, with product MKDTRHTPLHTPSGGHEMRGVAALLAPDILSLLDEAPGSLAAETEEMHPADLADVAEALPRGRVAELLSALPAARAADVLEYLDEDLRSEILEAMTTRQAAELVTQMTPDDRADVLEEMEEDRADEILSEIPEQARQETERLLAYEPDSAGGLMTTEFVSVSEDTRVEEALAAVRRIARAGRREAMHAIYATDASGKLKGVMSLHELLAAPEGALVRDVAWEEVVTVPPTADREEAARLTSEYDLVVLPVVDADHRILGVVTVDDVIDALVEEHTEDVQRFGGMTALDEPYTQIGFFSMIGKRAGWLSVLLLGEMMTASVLRGFEAELASALVLTLFIPLIISSGGNSGSQATSLIIRAMALGEVRLRDWWRVAARELPTGLVLGTILGLLGVIRIVVWELIWPGTYGQHYLLVAAVVGVALLGVVTFGSLAGSMLPFILRRAGFDPASASAPFVATLVDVTGLVIYFYAAVFILRGTLL